A genomic stretch from Oncorhynchus tshawytscha isolate Ot180627B linkage group LG07, Otsh_v2.0, whole genome shotgun sequence includes:
- the LOC112254640 gene encoding ubiquitin carboxyl-terminal hydrolase 4, whose amino-acid sequence MMAEGGGPESGSAADPEPESVAAQIPTPSTESQKQSIGTLLKTTLRKSDEWFLIDSRWFKQWKKYVGFDSWDMYNVGEHSLYPGPVDNSGLFSDHETQILKEHLIDELDYVLVPTEAWNKFVSWYGCLEGQRPIVRKVVEHGMFVKHCKVEVYLLELNLCENDNMDNVVTRHFSKADTIDTIEKEMRSLFEIPTGKETRLWNKYMSNTYEQLNKPDSTVQDAGLFQGQVLVIECKNEDGTWPRQASHPKSSTATSRNFTTSPKLSSNSSTTISSTVTNGDSSSNSGYTLNNSTSSGNRLGGYNSYSSSYNYRESPSQPGLCGLSNLGNTCFMNSALQCLSNACPLTEYFLDDQYEAEINRENPLGMRGEIAEAYADLVKQMWLSRSSYVAPRTFKTQVGRFAPQFSGYQQQDSQELLAFLMDGLHEDLNRVKKKPYLALQDAGGRPDEIVAKEAWTNHRLRNDSIIVDIFHGLFKSTLVCPECAKISVTFDPFCYLTLPLPMKKDRTMEVFLVRIDPQSRPTQYRVVVPKLGSVTDLCSALSRLSGILAENMVVADVYNHRFHKIYRRDDGLNQIMEKDDIFVYEVAEEDRERMNLPVYFRERHSKHTGGSTGTMLFGQPLLITVPRQNLAADMLYEKVLERIGRYMNRAPSSTGEGRVNASASSASCSLAAECSASSSNHNTAGSGSPLSEGASCSSSNSSNHSGTSNRSNGNGVCEGEEEAMDHQVSPEPENGQSGEEEEASDLENGPKTKPCSSTPPKLFSFSMVNSYGTANISPLPCDGNFLKLNTHSTVAIDWDSDTKKLCYDDQEAEAYEKHESMLQAQKKKATVALRECMELFTTMETLGEHDPWYCPTCKKHQQATKKFDLWSLPRILVVHLKRFSYNRCWRDKLDTVVDFPVRDLNMSEFVCDPKAGPYVYDLIAVSNHYGGMGGGHYTAYGKNKADGKWHYFDDSSVSAASEDQIVTKAAYVLFYQRRDAGDIPAKPPPSASLGGATAEAADHMDTN is encoded by the exons ATGATGGCCGAGGGAGGCGGACCCGAGTCGGGTAGCGCGGCAGACCCCGAGCCCGAGTCTGTAGCCGCTCAAATACCGACACCTTCAACCGAGAGTCAAAAACAGAGTATTGGAACACTTCTCAAAACAACTCTACGAAAGAGCGACGAGTG GTTTCTGATTGATAGTCGGTGGTTCAAGCAGTGGAAGAAATATGTGGGATTTGACAGTTGGGATATGTACAATGTTGGAGAGCACAGTCTCTATCCCGGCCCTGTTGACAACTCTGGCCTGTTCTCAG aCCATGAGACCCAGATCCTGAAGGAGCACCTTATAGATGAGTTGGACTATGTCCTAGTGCCCACTGAGGCATGGAACAAGTTTGTCAGCTGGTATGGTTGCCTTGAGGGCCAGCGTCCCATCGTCAGAAAG GTGGTTGAACACGGCATGTTTGTCAAGCACTGTAAAGTGGAGGTCTATCTGTTGGAGCTCAACTTGTGTGAGAATGACAACATGGATAATGTGGTCACACGTCATTTCAGCAAAGCTGACACTATag acaccatagagaaggAGATGCGGTCACTATTTGAGATCCCAACGGGGAAGGAGACTCGACTGTGGAACAAGTACATGAGCAACACGTACGAGCAGCTGAACAAGCCAGACAGCACCGTACAGGATGCTGGTCTCTTCCAGGGCCAG GTGCTTGTGATTGAATGCAAGAACGAGGACGGCACGTGGCCCAGACAAGCCTCCCATCCAAA ATCCAGTACGGCTACATCCAGGAATTTCACTACCTCTCCAAAGCTCTCTTCCAACTCATCGACAACCATCTCCTCAACAGTAACAAATGGGGACAGCAGCAGCAACTCTGGCTATACACTGAACAACAGCACCTCCTCTGGCAATAG ATTGGGAGGTTACAATTCATACAGCTCCTCCTACAACTACAGAGAGTCACCATCCCAACCTGGCCTCTGTGGTCTCAGTAACCTAGGCAACACCTGTTTTATGAACTCCGCTCTtcag TGCCTGAGCAACGCGTGTCCTCTCACGGAGTACTTCCTAGATGACCAGTATGAGGCGGAGATCAACCGGGAGAATCCATTAGGAATGAGGGGGGAGATCGCAGAGGCCTATGCAGACCTGGTCAAGCAGATGTGGCTTAGCCGCAGCAGCTATGTGGCTCCCCGCACTTTTAAA ACCCAAGTGGGTCGCTTCGCCCCCCAGTTTTCAGGGTACCAGCAGCAGGACTCCCAGGAGTTGCTGGCCTTCCTGATGGACGGGCTCCACGAAGACCTGAACCGTGTTAAAAAGAAGCCTTACCTGGCCCTGCAAGATGCAGGGGGGCGGCCAGATgag ATTGTAGCTAAGGAAGCATGGACTAATCATCGCCTGCGCAATGACTCAATCATCGTGGACATATTCCATGGCCTGTTCAAATCCACTCTGGTGTGTCCAGAGTGTGCCAAGATCTCTGTGACTTTTGACCCATTCTGCTACCTCACACTCCCTCTGCCCATGAAGAAGGACCGCACTATGGAGGTGTTCTTGGTCCGCATTGACCCCCAGTCCAGACCCACACag TACCGAGTGGTGGTCCCCAAGCTTGGCTCAGTGACAGACCTGTGCAGCGCCTTGTCCCGGCTTTCTGGAATCCTCGCTGAGAAT ATGGTGGTGGCTGATGTTTACAATCACCGGTTCCACAAGATCTACAGACGAGACGACGGACTCAACCAAATCATGGAGAAAGATGACATATTTGT GTATGAGGTGgcggaggaggacagggagaggatgaaCCTGCCTGTGTACTTCAGAGAGCGCCACTCCAAACACACAGGCGGCTCCACGGGAACCATGCTGTTCGGCCAGCCCCTCCTCATCACTGTTCCCCGGCAGAACCTGGCTGCTGACATGCTCTACGAGAAGGTGCTGGAGAGGATCGG GCGCTACATGAATCGTGCTCCGAGCTCCACCGGTGAGGGGAGGGTGAATGCCTCTGCCTCCTCGGCCAGCTGCAGCCTGGCAGCTGAGTGCTCCGCATCATCCTCCAATCACAACACTGCAGGGAGTGGTAGCCCCCTGTCAGAAGGGGCGTCCTGCAGCTCCAGCAACAGCAGCAACCACTCCGGAACATCCAACAGGTCCAACGGGAATGGTGTGTGTGAGG GTGAGGAGGAGGCCATGGATCACCAGGTGAGCCCGGAGCCAGAGAACGGACAgtcgggggaggaggaggaagcctCAGACCTGGAGAATGGCCCTAAAACCAAACCGTGCTCCAGCACCCCGCCCAAACTCTTCTCCTTCAGCATGGTCAACTCCTACGGAACGGCCAACATCAGTCCACTGCCTTGTGACGGAAACTTCCTCAAACTCAATA CACATTCCACAGTGGCGATTGACTGGGACTCGGACACAAAGAAACTGTGTTACGATGATCAGGAAGCAGAG gcctatgagAAGCACGAGAGCATGCTGCAGGCCCAGAAGAAGAAAGCCACAGTGGCTCTGAGGGAATGCATGGAGCTCTTCACCACCATGGAGACGCTAGGAGAGCATGACCCATG GTATTGCCCCACCTGTAAGAAACACCAACAAGCCACAAAGAAGTTTGACTTGTGGTCGTTGCCTCGCATCCTGGTGGTCCACCTAAAGCGTTTCTCATACAACCGCTGCTGGAGGGACAAGCTGGACACTGTGGTGGACTTCCCTGTCAG GGACCTGAACATGTCTGAGTTTGTGTGTGACCCCAAGGCCGGCCCCTATGTTTATGACCTCATAGCAGTCTCCAACCACtatggaggaatgggaggaggccACT
- the LOC112254641 gene encoding ER membrane protein complex subunit 3: MAEPELLLDSNIRLWVVLPIVFITFLVGVIRHYVSILLQSDKKLTLEQVSDSQVLIRSRILRENGKYIPKQSFLMRKFYFNNQEDGFFKNTKRKVVPPSPMTDPSMLTDMMKGNVTNVLPMILIGGWINWTFSGFVTTKVPFPLTLRFKPMLQQGIELLSLDASWVSSASWYFLNVFGLRSMYSLILGQDNGADQSRIMQEQMSGAAMAMPADTNKAFKAEWEALELTDHQWALENIEEELMSRELDLDGMFSKELPTGIF; encoded by the exons ATGGCTGAGCCTGAGCTTCTGCTGGATTCCAATATCAGACTTTGGGTAGTCTTGCCCATTGTCTTCATCACTTTTCTTGTTGGGGTGATTCGACATTATGTCTCCATTTTGCTTCAAAGTGACAAGAAGCTGACATTAGAGCAGGTATCAGACAG CCAGGTTCTCATCAGGAGCAGAATCCTCCGAGAGAATGGGAAGTACATTCCAAAACAG tcatttttgATGAGGAAGTTTTACTTCAATAATCAAGAAGATGGATTCTTCAAAAATACTAAAAGAAAGGTTGTTCCTCCCTCCCCAATGACAG ACCCCAGCATGCTGACAGACATGATGAAAGGCAATGTGACCAATGTTCTTCCCATGATCCTCATCGGAGGCTGGATTAACTGGACCTTCTCAGGGTTTGTCACAA CCAAGGTTCCATTTCCTCTCACCCTGCGCTTCAAGCCCATGTTGCAACAAGGAATCGAGCTACTCTCACTTGATGCATCCTG GGTGAGCTCAGCGTCGTGGTATTTCCTGAATGTGTTTGGGCTGCGAAGCATGTACTCCTTAATTCTAGGACAAGATAATG GTGCAGACCAGTCCAGGATCATGCAGGAGCAGATGAGTGGTGCTGCCATGGCCATGCCTGCAGACACCAACAAAGCCTTCAAG GCAGAATGGGAGGCACTTGAGCTAACTGACCACCAGTGGGCACTGGAGAATATTGAGGAGGAGCTGATGAGCAGGGAACTGGATCTGGATGGAATGTTCAGTAAGGAGTTACCAACGGGTATCTTCTGA